The Paenibacillus dendritiformis region TGAGAACTACTTCAAAGGCGCGCCAAAGATTCCGAAGCTGATCTACAAGTTTACGACGGACGAGACGAACGCCCAACTGCTGCAGACCGGGGAGACGGATATGGACTTCATCTCCGCCAACCTTGACAACTTCGAGCTGCTCCAATCGATGGGCTTCCTCGATATATCCCTGTTCCCGACCAATGGTTACGGCTACATCGCCTTCAACCATAACCGGGCGAAGTTCCAGGATGTGAAGGTGCGGCAGGCATTGGCGTACGGCCTGGACCGCGAGCAAATCGTGGAAGCCGTATACCAGGGCTATGCCGAGGTCATCAATGTGCCGCAATCGAAGCTGTCCTGGGCCTATACCGATGAGGTGAGCAAGTACGAGTTCAACCTGGAAAAAGCGAAGCAACTGCTTGAAGAAGCGGGCTGGAAGGTTGGCGCGGATGGTATACGTGAGAAAGGCGGCGAGAAATTCACGATCAACTTTACCGCTACATCGCCGAATGTGGTGAATGACGCGATTATTCCGGTAGCGCAAGCGAACTACAAGGAATTGGGCATCGAATTCGTTGCCGAACAAATGGACTTCAACGCCGTCGTTGAGAAGCGGAAGAAGGGCGATTTTGATATGTTGTTCATGGCTTGGCGCCTTGATCCGGATCCGCAAGGAGCACAAAATATCTTCGTTACCGGAGGATCCTGGAACGAAATCGGCTACTCCAACAAAAAAGTCGACGAGCTGCTCGAAAAAGGCGGAAAAACGCTTGATATCGAGGAACGCAAAGCGATCTACAAAGAGCTGTATCAAGAAATCAATGAGGATTTGCCATACATCTTTATGTACCAGCGCCGCGATATGTGGGGCAACAATGCCCGCTTTACAGGGCTCGATATGAGTCCTTACCGCGACTTCTCTTATGGCGTAGATGCATTGATGATTAATTAATCCATGCTTGCCGAACCCTCTCCCGTCAGAACGGGGGAGGGTTTTTTGTGACAGAAAATGGTCTTGATAATATTTGCCATCTATCCTATGATTCTATGATAGCCTGCTGCTGGAAGAAGGGGGACGCTATGAAGCTGAGAAGAATTCGGGCGGAAGAAGAAACCGTGCTGCGCCAATTGATGCAGTATTATTTTTATGATTTTTCCGCATATAATGATGCGGATGTGCTTCCGGATGGACGTTATGGAGAGTACCCGAATCTGGAACGGTATTGGGAACCAGACTCGGGGCATCATCCATATTTCATCGAGGCGAATAATGGATTGGCCGGATTCGCCCTCGTCACCGTGCAGGATAACAAGGGCACGCCACGCCATGTGATGAGCGAGTTTTTTGTGATGAGGAAGTACCGCAGCCAAGGAATCGGAAGC contains the following coding sequences:
- a CDS encoding GNAT family N-acetyltransferase → MKLRRIRAEEETVLRQLMQYYFYDFSAYNDADVLPDGRYGEYPNLERYWEPDSGHHPYFIEANNGLAGFALVTVQDNKGTPRHVMSEFFVMRKYRSQGIGSAAACSLFDAYPGSWIVTQIKRNAPAQSFWRKVIADYTGSQYTEHEEPNKIVQSFTASHPSIAEGADSSDCT
- a CDS encoding ABC transporter substrate-binding protein, with translation MKKSWVIFLCLLMSLSLVLSACGGGGDAAEPSKEPTQEQQGNEPEKKEAGEQASDTEEAEFINEGIVKASDPSKSPANATARTDTLIIGMQAPAGIFHPLYAETVYDNYVTKTLFRAMLEVQKDGTYAPLLAEKYEVSPDNLTHTYKLKEGLKFSDGSPLTAEDVAFTITALHDKSYDGPMDIIRDAKIKGGKEYFDGKATSIEGIKVIDPLTIEFTTIEPSSLAQSSIGATGILSKAYYGKDYKQGNLSYMNDLFTKPLGNGPYKLDKFQAGQDVSFVANENYFKGAPKIPKLIYKFTTDETNAQLLQTGETDMDFISANLDNFELLQSMGFLDISLFPTNGYGYIAFNHNRAKFQDVKVRQALAYGLDREQIVEAVYQGYAEVINVPQSKLSWAYTDEVSKYEFNLEKAKQLLEEAGWKVGADGIREKGGEKFTINFTATSPNVVNDAIIPVAQANYKELGIEFVAEQMDFNAVVEKRKKGDFDMLFMAWRLDPDPQGAQNIFVTGGSWNEIGYSNKKVDELLEKGGKTLDIEERKAIYKELYQEINEDLPYIFMYQRRDMWGNNARFTGLDMSPYRDFSYGVDALMIN